In Brassica napus cultivar Da-Ae chromosome C2, Da-Ae, whole genome shotgun sequence, the sequence aagtGTAGATGATTAGTGTTGGTTGGTTCTTTTCCAGCTTCTGAGCGGTAATGTTTACCTCACCTGACTTATGGCTTTGAAAGAAGTGTGTTCTTTGCCGgcttatattttttgtaagaTTTGCATTTCTCTCCTTTGGTATaattttcagacgacaaaaaaGAGTAATTCTTAACTACACCATTTGCAAGCAGATAGGAAGTGACTATTTTGGAAAAATATTTCAGTCTAAAATGGATCACTTAAAGAATGGGTAGGTCAAATTGTCTTCCCATACCATAAGTGTGCGCAAATAAATACcgagaaacaaaaacttgtCTACTctgtctttatttatttattttttgtaactgcaAGTTGGTCAAGCGTGTGTTGTTGATACTAATTTGTTtcaaaagagataaaaagaCACCAAGTCTTAAAAGTCACTTCCGTCTCCCtcccactctctctctctctcccttaaAAAACCAAACAAAGCAGAATCGGTTTCATCAGCTAATCCACCACCATGGCAACAACAACGACTCCCCGCCGCATAACCACCGGTTCGATCGCCTCGGTCCAATCGCATTCCACGGTTCGACCTCAATCAATGATCTCTCTAATCCGTCGACATCACCACCTCAACCTTCGTCTGCCGTCGCCAATTGCCTCTGCCTCCACCAGGCGGTGGTTAATCGAAGCGGTCGCGAGATCGCCCTGGGAAGGATCTGGTGACGGAGGAGCTCAGGCTGATGGTAAAAAGCCAGGCGTGTGCGGTTACGCCATCAGCGGCAACGAGGTCGAAGGGAGCAGCGGGGAGCTTGTGGAGGGAGATCAGCAGCATGTCAATACGATGGAGATGGTGATGTGGGCGGCGGCTACGGCGGCGTTTGGAGTCGCGAACCGCGTGATGTACAAGCTCGCGCTGGTCCCGCTCAAACAGTATCCCTTCTTCCTCGCGCAACTCTCCACCTTCGGGTAAAATGAAATCTCTGAGTTTTGCTTACTgatgttaattaattttatttagagGTCCTAACACGTTCTTAATCTTACAAGCAATTGAGAACTAATTATAAAGCTCACCAACCTACGTggtaattcttttaaaaaaacgtggtattttaatattttggcaTCTCCGGTTTGCATGTTTTAAGAGTTATATAGTCCTAAAGAATAGTTCGCAAGTCCTAGCTACTTACTAGGGTTTATTGGTTGTCgtattttaatgaatttgaaaatccgaactaaatgtAGTgctattggttctatgattttcaaatatgtattaaaatcatgtgttattggtttaattattcataaattctatatcaaatcaagtgtaattcaatcgtacggatttactaatatatttgattttataatggatttaaatggatttgtttgaattttttagttaaaaatacaaaaactcaaatccgagggaaaacctcggaatttgcatattttaattagatttataaatactatatgaatttctaaatcaatcaaaatatataaaccaataacacctccttAGTGATTTGCACCAAATAGGTAATCTGTAGACATTTTTGAATAGTGAATGGAAACTTAAAATGTGCTTGGCTGGAAATGAAAATTTGGTTGAGAATGCATTTTCTTtcacaatttttgtttgtttttctccGTAAAATGATCGCTCTAAAAATATGAGGTGTGatgttatacatttttaaaatacaagGAGATATgaataaattgtaaatattgGGTCAGATTTGGCTTGCAGTCTATTTTGAGTTGGATACTTCTACTTGGGACATTATTGGAGGTGCATATCATTTCTCCACAAGAATTAACTCacatattttatgattattttataattcACAACTGGTCCAGATTAAGATTTATACCCCACCAATTAACAGCTTATTTTCATCATAAACCATTTGCAAATTATATTACATAACTCCAAACTGTTTTTCTGTTgacacaatatttttttctgtaaaagAAACTTTAGCTTAAACAATATTGCAATGATCCATTTTATACAAATATAGGCAAACTCAATTGGTTGAATATGTTACAAAAAGAAATACTTGAATATGCTGCTAGAGGAAAAAAACACAACGTTATAAGTTGGCGAAACCAAActattactccctctgttctgaaatgtaagatgtttagaataatttttatgttccaatatataagatgttctCATCATATTTTTAGGTAACTTTaagtttatcaaaaactgtgtagataatcaaatttaatagttctattttgtaattggttgaatagtttttattttataattttaatgatattttcttggtaaaaaataatttttttaataagtgtgtATTACCCAAAACATCTTAGGTTCagaacagagggagtagtaTTTTAAAAAGGTGGTGGAACCAAATTGAATAAAGTCCATCCATACGATTATCCGCCCCTTAGCGGCTTCGAAGTAATAGTCTTATGGGGTCCCCCCAGTGGCCTTGGACTTGATTAGTATAATTCCTTATTGTCCTAGCTTGTGAGGCTGAAAATACCAAACCAAGCCAAATTGATGGTTTATTCCCATTTTGTCACAATTTTTTCTCAAGTCGAAAGCAGTAACAAATAGAGAAGTACATACAACTACATAAACATTCTATTGCCAAAACTTAAATGGCAGCTGAAACTAAACCAAACAGAAGTGATTATGCTAACCCTTTTTTGTTCTTAAACCCAAACTAAAGGGAAACCAAACCGGAATTGATTGTAAACCGAAACGTGCACCCATACTATTAAAGTCCCTTTTCCTCTTAATTTCTAGTGGTTGCTGCCTGCAGGGCAAGTTTGATTAGCTTATTGCCTTGCATCCGATTCTTAACTTGTCAACAAAATGTCTAAAATTGAGGATCATAAGATAATGTTACATGTGCTTAACAGAGTGTTTAAAGTGGCTTTCTTCACTGTACATGATGTTGGGTAAATATATTCGGAATAAGTCTATAGTGGTTGCTCTGTTCTTGGTGGACCAGAAACTTTGATCAATACTCGCCATGAACTGTTTGTTTTCCTATCCATTTTCTTTATTGCTTATTTGCTTAAATTATGTCTTGGAAACATCTTGTTCTATATATCAAAGGCTTTAGTTTACAgaataaacatttcttcttttTGATATTTGGTTCATGTAGGTATGTAGCTGTATATTATTCAATCTTGTATTTTCGATATCGTGCTGGAACTGTTACAGATGAGATGCTCTCGGTGCCTAAGATGCCATTTTTAATTGCTGGCGTCTTGCAGGCTTTAGCTGCAGCTGCTGGGATGGCAGCTACAGGTATAATAACATTACTCTTTGAACTAATGTCCGTCCATGCGATCCTTACTTACATTTGTTTTTGCGTTCCTATTTCTTAAATGGAATATATAATAGCTTTGTAATTTTCATCTACGAGATGGCTTTGCTGgctttattttaatagctttatatttttatcgaccataaatattcatttcattgttttttttcccTTTATTTCAGCAAATCTCTCTGGGCCATCTACTACAGTTTTATCTCAGGTTAGAAGCAGTATAAACATGTTTTCTTcgttcaaaaaacaaaacatgttttcttGGATTTCTTGCTAAGTAAATATCCGTTTGTTTCCTTGCAGACATTTCTTGTCTGGCAAATCTTCTTCTCCATTATATTTCTCAGGAGGAGATATAGCGTAAACCAAATACTCGGATGCACTCTTGTAGCTCTTGGTGTAGTCGTCAGTGTGGCAAGGTGTCCTCTTGTTCGACTTTGATATTTTCACAAATGATAGGAACCACTAATAGTATTGTTATTGCATCTTCAGTGGCTCAGGTGCTGCTCATTCCTTAAAGGAAGCTGGAGTATTTTGGATTCTTCTTATGGTCCTTTCTTACCTTTTCCAAGGAGCAGATACAGTACTAAAGGTCCGTTAATCACAATTTGACAAGCCTTTAAACTATTGTCATTATTCTATTTAATCtcagattcatttttttttatataggaaGTCATTTTTAAAGATAGCCAGAAACGATTGAAGGTACATACACAATCTCAgagttttcattatttattttgtgtgcTTGAAGTTCTGAAAACTCATCTCCTCTTACTATCACAGGGAGCTTCACTCGATCTTTTTATAGTAAATTCGTATGGTTCAGCCTTCCAAGTAAGTACTCTCTAAGCTCTGACTTGCGTTGCAAGCAAAGTAACTTTGCCTCTATTGATGATACTGTGACCAATTCAGGCCATTTGCATTGCACTGCTTCTTCCATTTCTTTCAAAACTTTGGGGCATACCGTTTAACCAACTCGGTAGCTACCTAAAAGACGGCGCGGCTTGCTTTCTCAACATCGGGACAATGACAAAAGGATGTGAAGGGGCTCCGTTGTTGCCTCTGTTGTTTGTGATAGCAAACATTGGCTATAACATTGCGCTTTTGAGACTACTCAAGATTTCATCGGCGGTGGTTTCATCTCTTGCATCGACAGTTTCAGTGCCCATTGCAGTGTTCTTGTTCACATTGCCATTACCTTACCTTGGAGTTGCATCATCACTTCCAAATGGGTTCATGGGAGGAACAATTATACTTGTATTGGGGATGCTTGTTTACAGTTGGGCCCCACAAGGACCTAACGGATCTCATACTGATTCAGCCATTCCTTCACCTCCTCCCACTTAGAGTGAGTTTGATTAGAGTTTCTGATTTTAGTAAGAGATTTGAGAGATTTGTGAAAATATCAAACTAGAAAAAGATAATCTAAGATCTgaatatcataaaatattttaatgatgttAATTGGAAAAGTTGACATTTTTGAAAGTTGCTAGCTGGATTTTGATGTTATTATTTGGTTGATAGAATCCACTCAATCCAGTTATTCAGTTAATGACATTTTCAATAAATTAAATAGGATTAAATTTCTTGATTACATGTCAAAAAAAATCCCAATTAAGAATTTTTGTTTCCATACGTCAGATAAGATGAATTAAAATTTGCAGAATGTCCATTTGTTTTCAAAAACTTGATCTTttgatattaaaagaaaatattatatttatgggGTAAAGTGAATTGACATTTGGAAGATAAGAACATACAGTTTTGTAACAAGTATAAATCACCAGGATTAGCTCTCAACCTTGTCCTAAATCTTTAACGTCTTCTCTttactttaaataaaaacattacagACAAGCTTTAGTCCTAAACTTCCTCTCTATCAACAAACCCTATAACCCTTTGAACCTAAAACCAACGAAGAGAACAAAAACATTCTATTCATAGGCATTTGACAACCAAAAACACCTAACGATTTCTTGCtctagaagaaacaaaaaccagaggaaggaaaaaaaaatgatactaaaagaataaaaacacaaaaaaaaaacctttcaaTCTCTCTTCCTCCTTGAGCTTGTGACCTCCTTCCTCTCCCCCACCGCAACAATGGGAAACTGTTGTTCTCAAGGACGGGACTCAGCCGATAACGCAGATGGATACACACAAGACAAGGGCATAACCGCTTCAACTGCTGAGCCTTCGGTACCACAATCCAAACACGCccctccttctcctcctcccGCAACAAAACAAGGCCCTATAGGACCTGTCTTAGGCCGACCCATGGAAGATGTAAAATCTTCATATTCTCTAGGGAAAGAGCTAGGTCGTGGACAGTTTGGTGTCACGCACCTCTGCACGCAGAAGGCAACAGGTCAGCAGTTCGCTTGCAAGACCATTGCCAAAAGGAAGCTTGTGAACAAAGAAGACATTGAGGATGTCAGAAGGGAAGTGCAGATAATGCATCACATGACCGGTCAGCCAAACATTGTTGAGCTTAAAGGAGCTTATGAGGATAAACACTCTGTGCATTTGGTCATGGAGCTTTGCGCTGGTGGAGAGTTGTTCGATAGGATTATTGCTAAAGGACATTACTCTGAGAGAGCAGCTGCTTCTTTGTTGAGAACCATTGTTCAGATTATCCATACTTGCCATTCCATGGGGGTTATTCACAGGGATTTGAAGCCTGAGAACTTTCTGTTGCTCAGCAAAGATGAGAACGCTCCTCTCAAGGCCACTGACTTTGGGCTGTCTGTTTTTTACAAGCCAGGAGATGTGTTTAAGGATATTGTGGGTAGTGCTTATTACATTGCACCAGAGGTTTTGAAAAGGAAGTATGGACCAGAAGCTGATATTTGGAGTATTGGTGTTATGTTGTATATCCTCTTATGTGGTGTTCCACCTTTCTGGGCTGGTAAAGATAATCTGTCTATCGATAACAAGATTATAAACATATCTAGATAGACATGTGGGTTTGGGTAGTTCGGAATCCAGGTAGTTTGATTCGACCAAAATCTCGCCGAATTGAACCGAAAAAGTTCTTCGATGTTCGGATAGTTcagttttaaactttttaccGAAACTAACCGAAGTTTTTGGTTTCGATTATATTTCGGTTAAAGATTCGGTATAACTCGGTaattttggtttgttcggttacTTTGATTCGAAATTTTGGTTAATTCGGTTCGAAATTtgcttttaacaattttttttaaaaaaaccgaactaaccaattaccgaactaaccaaaaattTGGTTCGGTTAAAAACCGCAAGCCTATATCTAAAGatgatttttataatatatattcatgtgTTGTAATTACCTGATGATTATAGAATCGGAGAATGGAATATTCAACGCCATCTTAAAGGGACATGTTGATTTCTCAAGTGATCCATGGCCATCACTCTCACCTCAGGCGAAGGATCTTGTAAAGAAGATGCTCAACTCTGATCCAAAGCAAAGACTAACTGCTGCTCAAGTTCTCAGTAAGCATATACTAAAcacacaaccaaaaaaaaacccaaagcATAACAATCTCTCTCCATGCCAattaatgtttgttttttaGACCATCCATGGATCAAGGAGGATGGAGAAGCACCAGATGTTCCTCTTGACAACGCGGTGATGTCAAGGCTCAAGCAATTCAAAGCAATGAACAATTTCAAGAAAGTTGCATTGCGGGTGATAGCTGGTTGCTTATCAGAGGAAGAGATCATGGGGTTGAAGGAGATGTTTAAAGGCATGGACACTGATAGCAGTGGAACAATTACACTCGAGGAGCTAAGACAAGGACTCGCTAAGCAAGGTACAAGGTTGTCAGAATACGAAGTCCAACAGTTAATGGAAGCTGTAAGTCCTTTAAAAGCTAACAACAATTTTTAGCTTTTGTCATATGCTGAGCAACTTAAGGAAGGAGACTCACCATTTCTGTTTTTTGGTTTGATTCTACAGGCTGATGCTGACGGTAATGGAACAATAGACTATGGTGAGTTTATTGCAGCTACAATGCATATTAACAGACTTGACAGAGAAGAACATCTCTACTCAGCCTTCCAACACTTTGACAAAGACAACAGTGGGTATATCACAATGGAAGAGCTGGAGCAAGCTCTTAGGGAGTTTGGCATGAATGATGGCAGAGACATTAAAGAGATAATCTCCGAGGTTGATGGAGACAATGTAAGAAACAACAGCTCCCTTTCAAACTGAAACAAAGCATCTAAAAATCTCATTATTAATAACCAAAATTTCTGATGCAGGATGGTCGGATAAACTATGATGAGTTTGTGGCAATgatgagaaaaggaaacccgGATCCTATCCCAAAGAAGCGGCGTGAGCTTTCATTTAAATGACCAAAGTAGAGGAAGAGAGAAGATAGAAAGTGAGCAGAACATGACTCAGAGAAACTCATGCTAATCATTGAACTGGAGGAGATCTAGAAGGGAGGAGAAGGCTCaagaagtttaaaaaaaaaatcatcaagtGAGAATTTGATTGTATGTACATTTTCTCTTCTAGTTGTTTACTACTTAAAGTGACATGGGTTTCTCAATGTACTTAAAACTTCTCTTGTATGTGTTAGTGATGTTTGTTCTTACTTAATTACTGGCAAAAACACTTGAAAACATACAAAGCTAAACACAACATTAACAATGGCAATGTTCACATTCTAGTATCTAGGCTAATCATCTTAATAGAATATCCAGATGTAATCAGGCAATGATTATCAATTAGACCACAGAGGTGGATGTTACAGGAAGTTCAATGCACTGTCAAAATGGAGTGAGAGggaagattctttttttttaaaaaaagagcATTCAATTAAAAAAGACAAGTGATCACATAGTTTGAGAaagttggatacataaagtaagcAATGAAAGAGCtattaaaccaaaaacttaGTAATAATACTCTTTAGTTTGACCAAACTAAGAAAGGTACTTGTGCACTTGATTTAGGAACCTCGACCCTTACGGTCTCGTTTCCCTCTTCCACGCATTGTcatccattccattccttggTACTTTTGTGTAGGCTTGATCAACCTACCCCTTCTTGTCACACTTCCAAGTTCATCCATTTGCTCGGTAATATAAAAATCACTTTCCATACAACCAAACTCTTGGTTGGAATCGGTTGAAAGAAAGGTCATGTTTAAAGGATCATTTCTTGAGTGTGTAATACCCTCATTAATGATAATATCTGATGGAACATTGTCCATAATCTGTAGAGAAGTGTGAGCAGAGGATGAACCTGCTAATATAGAGGCTAAAGTAGATTTGGCATCCGAAGATGAATGGCAGAAAATAGTAGAGCTATCCTTTTGAGAAGTAGCTACCCGAAGAGACAAAAAGCCTGCTAATGGAGGTAAAGTCGACTGAGAGTTAGGGCATGTGGCTATTGTTACCGAAGAGTTTGTGGGGCAGCTTGGTGGGATTAAATGATCCTTTGGCTCAACACTAGCTTGGTGGGAAGATTCTTACTAGAGGCAATTCAACAGGAGTCATATCACTGAGTAGGAAAGCTTCCTCAAGCTCATCCATATCGAAAGGTTGGATGCGGCTATTAGTAGTAGTACCCTCACGGCTCTGAGACGTAAGCTGTTCTAATTGCAATCCAGCTCCTTTTCTAATCTCAGCTTGTTCCTCATggattttcattattatttatataaattccaagttttttaatgtgattttttttgttaagggTGACGAACGGATGGTTCAGGAACTTACTCTGCCATTTCGAGAAGGTTAATACtcataactatatttttattggcCCTAGGTTTGAGTTGTTGTATGATCTTTCGAGAAGAGGACATCCTGTGATCGATGCGGATATGTTTCTGGACAAGGTGTTAACAAAATCAGTCAAGGAGGCTATGAGTAATGCTTACGTTGTTAAGAAATGTTTAGAGCTTGGATACAGCACGTGGGTGTTATCTAGTAATGAGCTTTTGGTGGATGAAGGTTTACTCCTTGAGAGAATTAGATCAGAATATGACTTCTATATAGGGGAAAACTCTGGGGTTTTGATTGTTAAATCTTCATTGGTTACTCAGAAGCTATGGAGCAGCATTGAATCCTCAGCTAGGAAGAATCAAGGTGTAGATTGTATTCATTTAGTGAGAGAGGTAGTGGAGGGAAAGGGGAAGATGGTTAAGACTGTAGAGACAGTGAGTATTGGAGAGAATACTAATGCCAACCAATCGTTGGGAGATGGCAACCGGTGGTGTATTGGTCACGTGAGGTTGATTCCAGTATCATTCGGACAAAGCTTGAGGAATTGAACTTGTGGCTTATTAATGATGATCTCTCTTGCAAGACTGTGGTTTGTCATAGCTCATAAcgttagagagaaaaaaagagttAGTGGCATTTTCTGGTGATGGCATGGCAATGATTCACACGGAGCTTTGTGAGGGATTGAgttatttagtttttcttatttagGTTCATGCAATTGTATGTATACCTGATAAGAAATGTGGAAACTGATCATTGTGGTATAGATTGTAAAACCAAGACAAGCAAATGGTACTCGTTTTAGATCAATAGCAATAATCTGTAGTTTGTTTGTTAGCCTAAATGGTACACATGCATGTCTAATAGTATATGCAAGTGGAGTTATTCTGATTCcgatttaaaagtaaaataaaattttaatttttaaatatatatatatataaattaatctaaaataataatttattagatatatttttaaaaaaaaattcaaagaaagTTAAACATAATATAGATagaactattatttttttaaattatttcattatattatcatatatacagtcaatatattttttgaacagagtcaaaaaaaataaaatatatttgagagGGACTGATGCTACAGTTGGAGTTTAAACCAATCTATCCGCATTGTTGAATGACACTAGCATCATAATGTTTATTAAGCATAGGAGTCACTTCACTACTGGTcctaaaaagttcaaaaaagaCAAGTAGTTttgatatcttatatattaaaacagttttgatatcttatatattaaaacagttttgatatcttatatattaaaacagaagtaatCACTTTGttcatttgtgattttttttgtttcgatcATTCTCTAGAAAATTTATCAAGTTTTACATAACTTaatcatcatattttttaatatctttatcttttatttaaaatacaaataaatattgtttaagataattctaagaaaatattttcagaatcaggatacaatttattttcgaaaattaattaactttaattttaattatcataaaatataattagaatttcaaattaaatttatttttgattgatgaaagaaaattaagtcatataaatattttaattttattctaatgataataacaatttaaattgattaattttcaaaatacatttggaaataaatataaatatttatgttaaaaatataatatgatgacaGAACAGCTTAATATtcacaaactatataatacatgtataaaaaattttacatatcttaaattttttatatacaataatatattatctaaaatgaataaacgtaaaaaaatattgctaaaagaaaaTTCAGCTTTGAAGGACGGTGGATCAGaatttagtataaattaaacacaaaacaattttcagatatgtttttttatgcatatattaaatttttcagtAACTAAATGCAAacacaataagataaatatataataagaagcgAAAAATGCATGTAACGATcttaaacaattgattaattataacatataaactatgaaattattgtatttgaaatagttatataaatatttatatatatgattagcgttaaaaatgtatatcaccaatgatttaaaataaatatctatgtatataaattgaaaaaatatctaCGCGGTTGCCCGAGTTAAGATCTAGTACCTTGTTCATTTTGCACAAACTGCAAGGGACAAAAATACAATGTACAGTATCACCTTTTCCATGTGTACAATTACTTCATCAAAGTCAAGTAAGTCTGCACACAATTCGACGCTTgagtttgttgttgtttttgacaCAATAACGCCAAACTGAAGTAAATAATTGAACCTAAGGGTCCACAACCAAACAAATTCTCGATGAAAAAGAAAGGTTACCAGATCCCAATCCAGATTACACTAACCTGTCATTATAAAAATGATTATGCAAGGACGATCTGCCCACTAAAATACTCttcactttttctttcttttttcaagTATGATTGATAGTCATGGGTGAGGGTATTCACGTCACGTGTGCTCAATTATGCAAGGTCCACCTGAGGATGTtaatactatttaaaattttgtatcatTAAACTAATTGTAAGAAAATTATAGTTCGTACTTCGTACCCTATGAAGTTATATTTCTAATTCATTATTATGTTTATAGAATATATAACTTTGTGGATGATGGACATGCATGAATCACGACGGAGCGTCACTCCCACACTCTCCTGAATTATGCTAAAATTGGCTCAATATGATATATATTCCGATATCACCCCGTCTCTCCACTCAAAGTCAGACTCGTAGACTCGGAGTACTATGTTGAGCCACCTTTAATTTAAAACGTCATTACGTTGAAGGAATAAAAACATTTCTAAAAGATGCCAGAGGAATAAAAAGTGCATAAAATTAATCTAGGTTAGGCTTCGCATCTTACCAACTATCAACCTCCACACTTGGGCTTCCCGTTTGATCATTGTAGACGTCATAGATATTGGTTGTATGGCTGTAGTCAAGTGGTAAACAAGATATGAGAATGTGTTAAAAATGAAAGTACTCTCCTCAAGTTTTGAATTTcctttaaaacaaaatcacagCTATATGGAAAACCTGAGCTTGAGATTCAGATCATATAATTCAAAAATCGGGGTTATGTTATGCAGTTTTACTTGGTTCATAcagttttgtaatattttgaagaaaaaaaataccttTTAGCGCTAAATGTATTTATACTGAAACTGAATGGATCAACcgatatgatatatattaaaaaaaacgtcATTGATATTAGTCTAGTTTAATTATTACCATAATCTGCCGTAAATAGAAtgtaaaatgattatttttctAATGGTGAAACGTTCTGAAACTGAAGATGAATTAGTATTATCAACCCTAGAAAGAAAAAGCTGGACCCATCTTGTTCATGTGCATGTGACATTTCAGCTTTTTCCCATTGCACAAATGCATATTGATCGCCACACAGTGCCTGTACAGTGCTACCAATATGTAATTATGTATCACGCCCAAACTCGGCCACTCCGCCACCAAAATGGTATTTGACAATTTTAAACCTTTAATCAAATCCTTATAATGTAATCGACTCAATAGTTTTCATTACATCATGGGGTCTTCCAAAAAAAGCCCTTCATGTCCTTATTTTAAATGCTATTTTAACGCAAACCGTTGAAAAagtaaacaacaataataaaaagaaagaggTTTTGAGTCTTGGTCTGATTTAAACCCTTTTATAAACCACATCCTTAAAATTTAATCGACTCAATACTTGTCTTTCCATCATGGGGTCTTTCAAAAAAATCCTTCAAGTAGTCCGAGTACACAACCTTTCTGTACCGAGCCATCTCATTGTTCTCTAACACCTCTTGTAACGGCTCAATAACCGAATCATGAACCGGTCCGCAGAAAACCGGAATAGAAACCCGGCTACAAGATTTATTGACCAGCACACAATGCTCCACGCTCCTATACCTATCATTGCTCATAATCTGTAACACGTCTCCAATATTAACCACAATTGCTCCAGGAATTGGAGGGACATGAGCCCAATTTTCCCCGTCCTCGGTGGCTCGAGCGTAGAGGCTGCTTAAGACACCGTCCTCTTGTAGGAGGAGAGTGAGGGTGTTGATGTCTGAGTGGCGACCAGTTCCTATTGCGAGGCTTGGCTCAGGACATTGAGGATAGTAGTTGAAATTCATCCTCATTGTTCCCATTAGAGTTCGTTGACTAGACTCGTTGATGGTTGAGTTTAGATTGTTCATAAGTATGGTTAAGATATTATTGGCGATTGGTTTCATCGTCTTGAAATGGTCTGTCACTTGTTCCCTatacaaattataaaaccaTCTTATAATAGTTTACTTATAACTGCTTCTACGTTGTAATTATGTTACAAAGATATATTGACAATTATAACTATTAAATTATgcttatatgtttttaatggtaaaatgaCTGAGATAGCATAAAAAACTATGACAAgaaaatcacaaagaagaaaaatctctaaaataaCACTAATTAAACGCTAAAATGATTAAATTACTTTAAATCCT encodes:
- the LOC106380805 gene encoding protein CLT3, chloroplastic produces the protein MATTTTPRRITTGSIASVQSHSTVRPQSMISLIRRHHHLNLRLPSPIASASTRRWLIEAVARSPWEGSGDGGAQADGKKPGVCGYAISGNEVEGSSGELVEGDQQHVNTMEMVMWAAATAAFGVANRVMYKLALVPLKQYPFFLAQLSTFGYVAVYYSILYFRYRAGTVTDEMLSVPKMPFLIAGVLQALAAAAGMAATANLSGPSTTVLSQTFLVWQIFFSIIFLRRRYSVNQILGCTLVALGVVVSVASGSGAAHSLKEAGVFWILLMVLSYLFQGADTVLKEVIFKDSQKRLKGASLDLFIVNSYGSAFQAICIALLLPFLSKLWGIPFNQLGSYLKDGAACFLNIGTMTKGCEGAPLLPLLFVIANIGYNIALLRLLKISSAVVSSLASTVSVPIAVFLFTLPLPYLGVASSLPNGFMGGTIILVLGMLVYSWAPQGPNGSHTDSAIPSPPPT
- the LOC106380806 gene encoding calcium-dependent protein kinase 17-like is translated as MGNCCSQGRDSADNADGYTQDKGITASTAEPSVPQSKHAPPSPPPATKQGPIGPVLGRPMEDVKSSYSLGKELGRGQFGVTHLCTQKATGQQFACKTIAKRKLVNKEDIEDVRREVQIMHHMTGQPNIVELKGAYEDKHSVHLVMELCAGGELFDRIIAKGHYSERAAASLLRTIVQIIHTCHSMGVIHRDLKPENFLLLSKDENAPLKATDFGLSVFYKPGDVFKDIVGSAYYIAPEVLKRKYGPEADIWSIGVMLYILLCGVPPFWAESENGIFNAILKGHVDFSSDPWPSLSPQAKDLVKKMLNSDPKQRLTAAQVLNHPWIKEDGEAPDVPLDNAVMSRLKQFKAMNNFKKVALRVIAGCLSEEEIMGLKEMFKGMDTDSSGTITLEELRQGLAKQGTRLSEYEVQQLMEAADADGNGTIDYGEFIAATMHINRLDREEHLYSAFQHFDKDNSGYITMEELEQALREFGMNDGRDIKEIISEVDGDNDGRINYDEFVAMMRKGNPDPIPKKRRELSFK
- the LOC106379228 gene encoding bi-functional coumaroyl CoA and feruloyl CoA ortho-hydroxylase F6H2-1-8; the protein is MTPTTDVREFVVNQRNGVKGLVDSLKLTALPSPYIQPPQERLTSDKILSSPSQIPVIDVSNWNDPHVASEICHAAAKLGLFQIVNHGITPAELKALIAAARGFFELPAEERRRYWRGSSVSETAWLTTSFNPYKENVLEWRDFLKFEFLPQRHGFDATWPPVCKEQVTDHFKTMKPIANNILTILMNNLNSTINESSQRTLMGTMRMNFNYYPQCPEPSLAIGTGRHSDINTLTLLLQEDGVLSSLYARATEDGENWAHVPPIPGAIVVNIGDVLQIMSNDRYRSVEHCVLVNKSCSRVSIPVFCGPVHDSVIEPLQEVLENNEMARYRKVVYSDYLKDFFERPHDGKTSIESIKF